A region from the Armatimonadota bacterium genome encodes:
- a CDS encoding DUF5131 family protein, with product MYEDGTNIQWTWDYLSSDESGTLVRKGHTFNPWWGCTRVSPACDFCYADATAACKYPLEKIWGAKAGRRFFGNDHWKILPRLDKRAQRDGLPIKVFVASMCDYLEILHKGHKKKEQMEMFRGFLFDQMSERRHLL from the coding sequence ATGTACGAGGACGGCACCAACATTCAGTGGACTTGGGACTATCTCTCCTCAGACGAAAGCGGCACGCTCGTCCGCAAAGGCCACACTTTCAACCCTTGGTGGGGCTGCACGAGGGTCAGTCCCGCCTGCGACTTCTGCTACGCCGACGCGACAGCCGCCTGCAAGTACCCCCTTGAGAAAATCTGGGGTGCAAAAGCAGGGCGCCGGTTCTTTGGCAACGACCACTGGAAGATACTGCCGAGGCTTGACAAGCGCGCCCAGCGTGACGGGCTGCCAATCAAGGTGTTTGTCGCTTCAATGTGCGACTACCTTGAGATCTTGCACAAAGGCCACAAAAAGAAGGAGCAAATGGAGATGTTTCGGGGCTTCCTTTTCGATCAAATGTCGGAGAGGCGGCACCTTCT